A stretch of the Procambarus clarkii isolate CNS0578487 chromosome 47, FALCON_Pclarkii_2.0, whole genome shotgun sequence genome encodes the following:
- the LOC123762930 gene encoding uncharacterized protein, whose translation MCDGYQISFELSQVNGSFVLKPIITPCPQDPTPIIAGSFLSVIFLVAFILNLMVVVTVSTSYTLKRFLYCHLLINLCLASMVDCFFNLSIAIGYVFTTQWRFGYDISYLNSFTINMMNSEMAFAVVLLAIDRLAAAKKYNSFLQTAKSKFWLMILTTWVLSFLMAVPLVCGYIKSIPYRNRYSCCVADPLDDNYLIIHLVLVVCVPTVVMVALVCITSVIFHRERRKQKKVKGNQTIGYFEQILMTPYFRNEFYPAVFAMCIVIVYLVLWLPFTALSIINPMVTQHWANQTTNTSTNNNYNLFTPSAGGNFKVTRAMLDESQLRAVNMTPANITSDMTPDMSNITVNEGLIPEILDTSVFDTVAVWFRFIFDVLVPILVFSILRDVRVKCEGLIMCCRPNSVDVASPKPTRPYANRLPTTQTSEKKDGSGKSQKKQKSNNKDTIDFKTPILFSTSEGLHIRTVEDTFLDMKENKPLLGFMRQIVEPPKFVYSLCDVMLGYEELTDFDGQYHIDDNYDFEKEPVVVNMGNGNPVVLGAQRAAAGQKSPETTEDVDDVVNKLVDLDYRPPTPPKVPVEGNDSAENVGETIEVDDGNKKKKKVVRFATMLNEIIPPRPITPESSIDSSSASTTRSSDSGIEADSEYNLAHKADMNRKPKLTTDNKRQHVSAIRIEKNLPTTIATQRPPGPYRKPPTTSGKQPSTFGKSHSTSGKPSVAAGKPHATSGNPSTTSGKPNSTSGKPPLTSRTPHSTSHKPSELKTSEKISGSNIHNIKSRHITNLSPSKASPTTNGRFSKAPSGQHSKPEGYASR comes from the coding sequence ATGTGTGACGGCTACCAAATCAGTTTTGAGCTGTCACAGGTGAACGGAAGCTTTGTATTGAAGCCTATCATCACCCCGTGTCCTCAGGACCCAACACCTATAATCGCCGGCTCCTTCCTGTCGGTGATATTTCTGGTGGCCTTCATCCTCAACCTAATGGTAGTGGTGACTGTGTCGACCAGTTACACCCTCAAGAGGTTCCTCTACTGTCACCTCCTCATCAACCTCTGCCTCGCCAGTATGGTCGACTGCTTCTTCAACCTCAGTATTGCCATCGGCTACGTCTTCACCACACAGTGGAGGTTTGGTTATGATATAAGTTACTTAAACAGTTTTACAATTAATATGATGAACAGCGAGATGGCCTTCGCAGTCGTGCTGCTGGCAATCGACAGATTGGCTGCAGCCAAGAAATATAATTCTTTCCTCCAAACTGCCAAGTCCAAATTTTGGCTCATGATTCTCACAACGTGGGTGTTGTCGTTTCTGATGGCAGTGCCCCTGGTATGTGGCTACATCAAAAGCATACCGTATAGGAACAGATACTCGTGCTGCGTCGCCGACCCCTTGGACGACAATTACCTCATCAtccacctggtgctggtggtgtgtgtaccgaCCGTTGTCATGGTGGCGCTGGTGTGCATCACCTCGGTTATATTCCACAGGGAGCGCCGAAAACAAAAGAAGGTTAAAGGCAACCAAACTATAGGTTACTTTGAGCAAATTTTGATGACGCCTTATTTCCGTAACGAGTTTTATCCCGCGGTGTTTGCGATGTGTATAGTGATAGTGTACTTGGTGCTCTGGTTGCCCTTCACCGCCCTCTCCATTATCAACCCCATGGTGACACAACATTGGGCTAACCAAACCACCAATACCTCCACAAACAATAACTACAATCTATTCACACCCTCGGCCGGCGGTAACTTTAAAGTGACCCGAGCGATGCTTGACGAGAGTCAGCTCAGAGCTGTCAACATGACCCCCGCCAATATCACCTCAGACATGACGCCTGACATGTCCAACATTACCGTGAACGAAGGTCTCATTCCAGAGATACTAGACACGTCGGTCTTTGATACAGTGGCCGTGTGGTTCCGTTTCATTTTCGACGTACTAGTGCCAATTTTAGTGTTTTCCATACTAAGGGATGTGCGAGTCAAGTGTGAGGGCCTCATCATGTGCTGTAGACCCAACTCCGTCGATGTAGCCTCGCCCAAACCCACGCGCCCTTACGCCAACCGCCTGCCTACCACCCAAACATCGGAGAAGAAGGATGGCTCTGGGAAATCACAGAAGAAACAAAAGAGCAACAACAAGGACACCATTGACTTCAAGACACCAATTCTGTTTTCAACTTCAGAAGGACTTCATATTCGGACAGTTGAAGATACTTTCTTGGATATGAAAGAAAATAAACCGTTGTTAGGCTTCATGCGACAAATTGTAGAACCGCCGAAATTCGTTTATAGCCTCTGTGACGTGATGCTTGGGTATGAGGAGCTCACAGACTTCGACGGTCAGTATCACATAGATGATAATTatgattttgaaaaggaaccagtAGTTGTTAATATGGGAAATGGTAACCCTGTTGTTCTTGGGGCACAGCGCGCTGCCGCCGGTCAGAAATCCCCAGAAACGACTGAAGACGTTGATGACGTTGTGAACAAGCTCGTTGACCTTGATTATCGACCACCTACTCCACCCAAAGTCCCGGTCGAGGGCAACGATTCGGCTGAAAACGTCGGCGAAACAATAGAAGTGGATGATGGaaataagaaaaagaagaaggtGGTTAGATTTGCGACAATGCTGAATGAAATCATCCCCCCACGACCGATAACACCCGAGAGCTCCATTGATAGCTCCTCTGCCAGCACCACTCGTTCCAGTGACTCGGGAATTGAGGCCGATAGCGAGTACAACTTAGCACACAAAGCAGACATGAACAGAAAGCCGAAATTGACTACCGACAACAAACGACAACACGTCTCCGCGATACGCATCGAGAAGAATTTACCAACGACAATTGCCACTCAGAGACCGCCAGGGCCTTACAGAAAGCCACCTACAACCTCTGGGAAACAACCTTCAACTTTCGGAAAATCACATTCAACCTCCGGAAAGCCATCTGTAGCCGCTGGAAAGCCACATGCAACCTCCGGAAATCCATCTACGACCTCTGGAAAACCTAATTCAACTTCCGGAAAGCCGCCTCTAACTTCCCGGACGCCACATTCAACCTCACATAAACCTTCAGAACTGAAGACGTCGGAGAAAATATCAGGTTCCAATATACACAACATCAAGAGTCGACACATCACAAATTTAAGCCCTTCAAAGGCGTCCCCGACGACCAATGGAAGATTCTCCAAAGCTCCCAGTGGCCAGCATTCCAAACCCGAGGGCTATGCTTCGAGGTAG